One genomic region from Cellulomonas fengjieae encodes:
- a CDS encoding 3-oxoacyl-ACP reductase: MTDTYLNLVNSGVTKKLAKQLGLPQPAPLRRYEPGQPLLTGSVLVLGRGPESDALAGVLSGDWDLDVHRHPTPGTRYAAVVLALTELTHPDQLSEPVLEAGTVLKSLPRGSRVVTLSRSAVADDAPAVAAARQGVDGLLRSLAKELRGGSTGNGIVLAADVPVTAPSVLGALRFFLSAKSAFVDGQLLGVDSAAGSVPDWDQPLAGRVAVVTGAARGIGASIADTLARDGATVIAVDVPAAGEQLTTVANRVKGTALQLDVTAPDAGARILEHALQRHGRLDIVVHNAGITRDKLLANMSPDKWDSVLAVNIASQLRINEALLTSGDFTDAPRIVSLASTSGIAGNRGQTNYAASKGGVIGMVRATAPLLEAFGGTANAVAPGFIETEMTARIPALTRQVARRLNSLQQGGQPVDVAETVAFLASPAAGGVVGRVLRVCGQNMVGQ; this comes from the coding sequence ATGACGGACACCTACCTGAACCTGGTCAACAGCGGCGTCACCAAGAAGCTGGCCAAGCAGCTCGGGCTGCCCCAGCCCGCTCCCCTGCGCCGGTACGAGCCCGGGCAGCCGCTGCTGACCGGCTCCGTGCTGGTGCTCGGGCGCGGACCGGAGTCGGACGCCCTCGCCGGGGTGCTCTCCGGCGACTGGGACCTCGACGTGCACCGCCACCCGACGCCCGGCACGCGCTACGCCGCCGTCGTGCTGGCCCTCACCGAGCTGACCCACCCGGACCAGCTGTCGGAGCCGGTGCTCGAGGCCGGCACCGTCCTGAAGTCGCTCCCCCGCGGCAGCCGGGTGGTCACGCTGTCCCGGTCCGCGGTCGCCGACGACGCCCCCGCGGTCGCGGCGGCACGTCAGGGCGTCGACGGGCTGCTGCGGTCGCTGGCCAAGGAGCTGCGCGGCGGGTCCACGGGCAACGGCATCGTGCTCGCCGCCGACGTCCCCGTGACCGCCCCGTCGGTGCTCGGTGCGCTGCGGTTCTTCCTGTCCGCCAAGTCCGCGTTCGTCGACGGCCAGCTGCTGGGCGTGGACTCCGCGGCCGGCTCCGTGCCCGACTGGGACCAGCCGCTGGCCGGCCGGGTCGCGGTCGTCACCGGTGCGGCCCGTGGGATCGGCGCCTCGATCGCCGACACCCTGGCTCGTGACGGCGCCACCGTCATCGCGGTCGACGTACCGGCCGCCGGGGAGCAGCTGACCACGGTCGCCAACCGCGTGAAGGGCACGGCCCTCCAGCTCGACGTCACCGCTCCCGATGCGGGGGCCCGGATCCTCGAGCACGCCCTCCAGCGGCACGGGCGGCTCGACATCGTGGTGCACAACGCCGGGATCACCCGCGACAAGCTGCTGGCCAACATGTCCCCCGACAAGTGGGACTCGGTCCTCGCCGTGAACATCGCGTCGCAGCTGCGGATCAACGAGGCGCTGCTGACGTCCGGCGACTTCACGGACGCGCCGCGGATCGTGTCGCTGGCCTCGACGTCGGGCATCGCCGGCAACCGCGGGCAGACCAACTACGCGGCGTCCAAGGGCGGCGTCATCGGCATGGTCCGGGCCACCGCACCCCTGCTCGAGGCGTTCGGCGGAACCGCGAACGCGGTCGCCCCCGGGTTCATCGAGACCGAGATGACCGCCCGGATCCCCGCCCTGACGCGCCAGGTGGCCCGTCGGCTGAACTCCCTGCAGCAGGGCGGTCAGCCGGTCGACGTGGCCGAGACGGTCGCCTTCCTGGCCTCCCCGGCCGCGGGCGGCGTCGTGGGGCGCGTGCTGCGCGTCTGCGGCCAGAACATGGTGGGCCAGTGA
- a CDS encoding MaoC/PaaZ C-terminal domain-containing protein, translating to MTTTVVLPGVPGLGGLYARGAALSVAHRIRPGARTLPDVEYVVRGVTADAEHLTAYQHLVGESASDLLPAGFVHVLAFPVATAVMARPDFPLPLVGLVHLANRVTQLRPLSLGTPFDVRATAADLRPHRSGTQVDLVTEVSVDGTVAWRGVSTYLARGVQPAGTASDEAPEPFVPPVPTGRWSLDAGTGRRYAAVSGDRNPIHLSALSAKALGFPRAIAHGMYTASRALADVGARRGDAFDWTVDFAKPVLLPGTVTVRIARSGEGFTFAGWNARSGKPYLTGSVVPLA from the coding sequence GTGACGACGACCGTCGTCCTGCCGGGCGTGCCCGGGCTCGGCGGGCTGTACGCCCGCGGGGCCGCCCTGTCGGTGGCGCATCGCATCCGACCCGGCGCCCGAACCCTGCCGGACGTGGAGTACGTGGTCCGCGGGGTCACGGCCGACGCGGAGCACCTGACCGCGTACCAGCACCTGGTCGGGGAGTCCGCCTCGGACCTGCTCCCGGCGGGCTTCGTGCACGTGCTGGCGTTCCCCGTGGCCACCGCCGTCATGGCCCGGCCCGACTTCCCCCTGCCGCTGGTCGGGCTGGTGCACCTGGCCAACCGGGTGACGCAGCTGCGGCCCTTGTCGCTCGGCACACCGTTCGACGTGCGGGCGACCGCGGCCGACCTGCGCCCCCACCGGTCGGGGACGCAGGTCGACCTGGTGACGGAGGTGTCGGTCGACGGCACCGTGGCCTGGCGCGGGGTCTCCACCTACCTGGCCCGCGGCGTGCAGCCGGCCGGGACCGCCTCGGACGAGGCGCCGGAGCCGTTCGTCCCGCCGGTGCCGACCGGCCGCTGGTCGCTCGACGCCGGGACCGGTCGCCGGTACGCAGCCGTCTCGGGAGACCGCAACCCCATCCACCTGTCCGCGCTGTCGGCGAAGGCGCTCGGGTTCCCGCGGGCCATCGCGCACGGCATGTACACGGCGTCCCGGGCGCTGGCCGACGTCGGCGCCCGCCGCGGCGACGCCTTCGACTGGACCGTCGACTTCGCCAAGCCGGTGCTCCTGCCCGGGACCGTGACCGTCCGCATCGCTCGATCCGGCGAGGGGTTCACGTTCGCCGGCTGGAACGCGCGCTCCGGCAAGCCGTACCTCACCGGATCGGTCGTCCCGCTCGCCTGA
- a CDS encoding fasciclin domain-containing protein: MRIRRTLSALLATGLVGAGAALAPSASAAPTGTSSLAALLASDGDTFDRSWRDFDILDQAVGAVLAAKPTSPVAVLADGTVPLTAFLPNDRAFQFLAKDLTHRWYGSEEQVLTALAGAVGIDAIEQVLLYHVVPGATIDSGTALASDNADLTTAQGGTFRVDVISKRFGVVQLRDQDRNDLNPFLVPGKLDLNAGNVQIAHGITAVLRPADL, encoded by the coding sequence ATGAGGATCCGTCGCACGCTCTCCGCCCTCCTCGCCACCGGCCTGGTCGGTGCGGGAGCCGCACTCGCACCCAGCGCGAGCGCCGCCCCCACGGGCACGTCCAGCCTGGCTGCCCTGCTCGCCTCGGACGGGGACACCTTCGATCGGAGCTGGCGCGACTTCGACATCCTGGACCAGGCCGTCGGTGCGGTGCTCGCCGCCAAGCCGACCAGCCCGGTCGCCGTGCTCGCCGACGGCACCGTCCCGCTGACCGCGTTCCTGCCCAACGACCGCGCGTTCCAGTTCCTGGCCAAGGACCTCACGCACCGGTGGTACGGCTCCGAGGAGCAGGTGCTGACCGCGCTGGCCGGTGCCGTCGGCATCGACGCGATCGAGCAGGTGCTGCTCTACCACGTGGTGCCGGGCGCGACCATCGACTCCGGCACGGCGCTGGCCAGCGACAACGCTGACCTCACGACCGCCCAGGGCGGAACCTTCCGGGTCGACGTGATCTCGAAGCGGTTCGGCGTCGTGCAGCTGCGGGACCAGGACCGCAACGACCTGAACCCGTTCCTCGTCCCCGGCAAGCTCGACCTGAACGCCGGCAACGTGCAGATCGCGCACGGGATCACGGCGGTGCTGCGTCCGGCCGACCTCTGA
- a CDS encoding aminotransferase class V-fold PLP-dependent enzyme: MSVIAERLTRTPTDEVSALLPVVGGATTVPLVDGTHRVYANLDYAASAPALEAVAARVTEVLPLYASVHRGAGYLSQVSTALYESARETIARFVDARPDDVAIVTRNTTDSLNLLAGVVPDGGRVLVLDAEHHANLLPWVQSSERHGNRTTILPIKDTVAGTLVALGSELARLPYALLTITGASNVTGEALPIDRVVALAHAAGTRVAVDGAQLVPHRGFSLAQTDVDYVAFSGHKTYAPFGAGALVGRRDWLDTGTPYLAGGGAVRDVRADRTVWQPAPARHEAGSPNVIGAIALAEACDRLAALPAGALAAHEEALRARLVAGLSGIDGVEVARIWPDSDAPVGVLTFTVPGHDPGLVAAFLAAEHGIGVRDGRFCAHPLLAHLGATGGAIRASVGVGTTSEAVDRLVTALTAYLATGPAVRYEVVDGCWAVVDDTRPLLAVHGLDRLAATAAAACGPALDD, encoded by the coding sequence ATGTCCGTCATCGCCGAGCGACTCACGCGCACCCCCACCGACGAGGTGAGCGCCCTGCTGCCCGTGGTCGGGGGAGCCACCACCGTCCCGCTCGTGGACGGCACCCACCGCGTCTACGCGAACCTCGACTACGCCGCGAGCGCGCCCGCGCTGGAGGCCGTCGCAGCCCGCGTGACCGAGGTGCTCCCGCTGTACGCGTCCGTGCACCGCGGGGCCGGGTACCTGTCCCAGGTGTCGACCGCGCTCTACGAGTCGGCGCGCGAGACGATCGCGCGGTTCGTGGACGCGCGTCCCGACGACGTCGCCATCGTCACGCGCAACACCACCGACTCGCTCAACCTGCTGGCCGGGGTGGTGCCGGACGGCGGTCGCGTCCTGGTGCTGGACGCCGAGCACCACGCCAACCTGCTGCCCTGGGTGCAGTCGTCCGAGCGGCACGGCAACCGCACGACGATCCTGCCCATCAAGGACACGGTGGCCGGCACGCTCGTCGCCCTGGGGAGCGAGCTCGCCCGCCTGCCGTACGCGCTGCTGACGATCACCGGCGCCTCGAACGTCACGGGCGAGGCGCTGCCGATCGACCGGGTGGTCGCGCTCGCCCACGCCGCCGGTACACGGGTGGCCGTCGACGGCGCCCAGCTGGTGCCGCACCGCGGCTTCTCCCTGGCGCAGACCGACGTCGACTACGTCGCGTTCTCGGGCCACAAGACCTACGCACCGTTCGGCGCGGGGGCCCTCGTCGGCCGCCGCGACTGGCTCGACACGGGCACGCCGTACCTCGCAGGGGGAGGTGCGGTGCGCGACGTGCGGGCCGATCGGACGGTGTGGCAGCCGGCGCCGGCGCGGCACGAGGCCGGGTCGCCCAACGTGATCGGGGCGATCGCGCTCGCGGAGGCGTGCGACCGGCTGGCGGCCCTGCCGGCCGGTGCGCTCGCCGCGCACGAGGAGGCGCTCCGCGCGCGCCTGGTCGCGGGGCTGTCGGGGATCGACGGCGTCGAGGTCGCGCGGATCTGGCCGGACTCCGACGCACCCGTCGGCGTGCTCACCTTCACCGTGCCGGGTCACGACCCGGGCCTGGTCGCCGCATTCCTGGCGGCCGAGCACGGCATCGGGGTGCGTGACGGCCGCTTCTGCGCGCACCCGTTGCTCGCGCACCTCGGGGCCACGGGTGGGGCGATCCGCGCGTCGGTGGGCGTGGGCACCACGAGCGAGGCGGTCGACCGCCTGGTCACCGCGCTGACCGCGTACCTGGCGACCGGTCCGGCGGTCCGGTACGAGGTGGTGGACGGCTGCTGGGCGGTCGTCGACGACACCCGCCCGCTGCTCGCGGTGCACGGCCTCGACCGCCTGGCGGCCACCGCGGCAGCCGCCTGCGGCCCGGCCCTGGACGACTGA
- a CDS encoding rhodanese-like domain-containing protein, whose translation MSYAGDLTPEQAWDLLTSDENAVLVDVRTDAEWRYVGIPDAGPIDGRAALVEWVSYPSGRPNPRFLDQLADAGVTAGRPVVFLCRSGVRSIAAAQAATAAGLGPAYNVLHGFEGDVGPDGHRGHEGWRAAGLPWRQV comes from the coding sequence ATGAGCTACGCCGGTGACCTGACCCCCGAGCAGGCCTGGGACCTGTTGACGTCCGACGAGAACGCCGTCCTCGTCGACGTGCGGACCGACGCCGAGTGGCGCTACGTCGGCATCCCCGACGCCGGGCCGATCGACGGGCGGGCAGCGCTCGTCGAGTGGGTGTCGTACCCGAGCGGCCGGCCCAACCCGCGGTTCCTCGACCAGCTCGCCGACGCGGGTGTCACGGCCGGCCGACCCGTCGTGTTCCTGTGCCGCTCGGGCGTGCGCTCGATCGCGGCCGCGCAGGCGGCGACCGCTGCGGGCCTCGGTCCGGCGTACAACGTCCTGCACGGCTTCGAGGGCGACGTCGGACCCGACGGCCACCGCGGACACGAGGGTTGGCGCGCGGCCGGCCTGCCCTGGCGGCAGGTGTGA
- a CDS encoding O-succinylhomoserine sulfhydrylase, which translates to MSPAGASGRRVPGPADWDDRRSPHDQLRPDTLAVRGGLVRSQFNETSEALFLTQGYVYDTAAEAEAAFAGQADRFLYSRYGNPTVSTFEERLRLLEGAEAAYATATGMSAVFTSLAALVQSGSRIVSARALFGSTVVIFEEILAKWGVTTDYVDGHELAQWQEALATPADVVFFETPSNPMQDLVDVAAVSRLAHAAGATVVVDNVFATPVLSRPLELGADVVVYSATKHIDGQGRVLGGAILGSDEYIHGPVQTLIRNTGPSLSAFNAWVLLKGLETLSLRVRHQTASALRVATWLEQQPGVALVRYPYLPSHPQHALALAQQSGGGTVVTFNLVVPDDATADVAKKVTFGVLDALRVVDISNNLGDAKSLVTHPATTTHRKLGPDGRAAVGIGESTVRLSVGLEDPADLIEDLAQALDTLSD; encoded by the coding sequence GTGAGCCCGGCAGGTGCGAGCGGTCGGCGCGTCCCCGGCCCGGCCGACTGGGACGACCGCCGCAGCCCGCACGACCAGCTGCGCCCCGACACGCTCGCCGTGCGCGGCGGGCTCGTGCGCTCGCAGTTCAACGAGACGTCCGAGGCGCTGTTCCTCACGCAGGGCTACGTGTACGACACGGCCGCCGAGGCCGAGGCCGCCTTCGCCGGCCAGGCGGACCGGTTCCTGTACTCCCGCTACGGCAACCCGACCGTGTCCACCTTCGAGGAGCGCCTGAGGCTGCTCGAGGGCGCCGAGGCGGCGTACGCGACCGCCACCGGCATGTCGGCGGTGTTCACCTCGCTCGCGGCCCTCGTGCAGTCGGGATCGCGGATCGTGTCCGCGCGGGCGCTGTTCGGGTCCACCGTCGTGATCTTCGAGGAGATCCTGGCCAAGTGGGGTGTGACCACCGACTACGTCGACGGACACGAGCTGGCGCAGTGGCAGGAGGCGCTGGCGACGCCCGCGGACGTCGTGTTCTTCGAGACGCCGTCCAACCCGATGCAGGACCTGGTCGACGTCGCGGCCGTCAGTCGGCTCGCGCACGCGGCGGGCGCGACGGTGGTCGTCGACAACGTCTTCGCGACACCGGTGCTGTCCCGCCCGCTGGAGCTGGGCGCCGACGTGGTCGTGTACTCGGCCACCAAGCACATCGACGGGCAGGGCCGCGTGCTCGGCGGCGCGATCCTGGGCAGCGACGAGTACATCCACGGGCCCGTCCAGACGCTCATCCGCAACACGGGTCCGTCGCTGTCGGCCTTCAACGCGTGGGTGCTGCTCAAGGGCCTGGAGACGCTCTCCCTGCGGGTGCGCCACCAGACCGCGTCGGCCCTGCGGGTGGCGACCTGGCTGGAGCAGCAGCCCGGCGTCGCGCTCGTCCGCTACCCGTACCTGCCCTCGCACCCGCAGCACGCGCTCGCGCTCGCGCAGCAGTCCGGTGGCGGCACGGTGGTCACGTTCAACCTGGTGGTGCCGGACGACGCGACGGCCGACGTCGCCAAGAAGGTCACCTTCGGCGTGCTCGACGCCCTGCGGGTCGTCGACATCTCCAACAACCTGGGCGACGCCAAGTCGCTGGTCACCCACCCCGCCACGACGACGCACCGCAAGCTCGGTCCCGACGGCCGCGCGGCGGTCGGCATCGGCGAGTCCACGGTCCGGCTGTCGGTGGGCCTCGAGGACCCCGCCGACCTGATCGAGGACCTCGCGCAGGCGCTCGACACGCTCTCGGACTGA
- a CDS encoding DUF1345 domain-containing protein: protein MTTQPPEGLDDGWSSSLVRLLVGLVAGALVATLVPWSSVVTALLAAWAAVATVFVVWTWAVITPMGADDTATHATREEPTRAGAHLIVLAAAVVALVGVAVVLLNHQVGKLSPTVAILGSVIASWAAINTVFTLRYARMYFEGTDGGVDFHQDESPVYTDFAYLALTIGMSFAVSDPDLQTSALRRVALFHALLSYLFGTVIIAVVVNIVAAL, encoded by the coding sequence ATGACCACGCAGCCGCCGGAGGGACTCGACGACGGCTGGTCCTCGTCGCTGGTGCGGCTGCTCGTCGGCCTCGTCGCGGGCGCCCTCGTCGCCACGCTCGTCCCCTGGTCCTCGGTCGTCACCGCCCTGCTGGCCGCATGGGCCGCCGTCGCCACGGTGTTCGTCGTCTGGACCTGGGCGGTCATCACGCCGATGGGCGCGGACGACACCGCGACCCACGCGACCCGCGAGGAGCCGACCCGGGCCGGGGCGCACCTGATCGTGCTCGCGGCCGCGGTCGTCGCGCTCGTCGGCGTCGCCGTCGTCCTGCTCAACCACCAGGTCGGCAAGCTGTCGCCGACCGTGGCGATCCTCGGCAGCGTCATCGCGTCATGGGCGGCGATCAACACGGTCTTCACGCTGCGCTACGCGCGGATGTACTTCGAGGGCACGGACGGCGGGGTCGACTTCCACCAGGACGAGTCGCCGGTGTACACCGACTTCGCCTACCTCGCCCTGACCATCGGGATGAGCTTCGCGGTCTCGGACCCGGATCTGCAGACCTCGGCCCTGCGCCGGGTCGCGCTGTTCCACGCGCTGCTCAGCTACCTGTTCGGCACCGTGATCATCGCGGTGGTGGTGAACATCGTCGCCGCGCTGTGA
- a CDS encoding GNAT family N-acetyltransferase has protein sequence MTTTTTIELVGWDDPDAARLRTAQQAELRDLYGDDDIGHAMTGETIVAMLLLRADGEAVACGAIRDASDELGEGVGELKRMYVLPAHRGRGHSRAVLRELERLAEQKGFRRLVLETGVLQASAIGLYLSEGYRSIPNFGQYAAEAESRCFAKDLGGTTQRPPRTGERPTVTLTRTHWDDPVATALRLAMWHDIEVRYPELVARTPGGFAADDPQQGVGALSTVIAWLDGRPVGCATLRAARDGYPAGSGELKKVWVDDDARGSGAARALLAAVEDDARAHGLTSVVLQTGIRQPEAVSLYLSAGYRPVVPFFDPTGDFLSLWMAKDL, from the coding sequence TTGACGACGACGACCACGATCGAGCTCGTCGGCTGGGACGACCCGGACGCGGCGCGCCTGCGTACCGCGCAGCAGGCCGAGCTGCGCGACCTGTACGGCGACGACGACATCGGCCACGCGATGACCGGCGAGACCATCGTCGCGATGCTGCTGCTGCGGGCCGACGGCGAGGCCGTGGCGTGCGGCGCGATCCGCGACGCGTCCGACGAGCTCGGCGAGGGCGTCGGTGAGCTGAAGCGGATGTACGTGCTGCCGGCCCACCGCGGGCGGGGCCACTCCCGCGCGGTGCTGCGCGAGCTGGAGCGGCTCGCGGAGCAGAAGGGCTTCCGCCGGCTCGTCCTGGAGACCGGTGTGCTCCAGGCGTCGGCGATCGGGCTCTACCTGAGCGAGGGGTACCGCTCGATCCCGAACTTCGGCCAGTACGCGGCCGAGGCCGAGTCCCGCTGCTTCGCCAAGGACCTGGGCGGCACGACGCAGCGGCCGCCGCGCACGGGCGAGCGCCCGACGGTCACGCTCACCCGGACGCACTGGGACGACCCCGTCGCCACGGCGCTGCGGCTGGCGATGTGGCACGACATCGAGGTGCGCTACCCCGAGCTCGTCGCCCGCACGCCGGGGGGCTTCGCGGCCGACGACCCGCAACAGGGCGTCGGCGCCCTGTCCACCGTCATCGCCTGGCTGGACGGCCGGCCCGTCGGCTGCGCGACCCTGCGCGCGGCCCGCGACGGCTACCCCGCCGGCTCCGGCGAGCTGAAGAAGGTCTGGGTCGACGACGACGCCCGAGGCTCCGGTGCTGCCCGCGCCCTGCTCGCCGCCGTCGAGGACGACGCCCGCGCGCACGGCCTGACGAGCGTGGTGCTGCAGACCGGCATCCGCCAGCCGGAGGCGGTCTCGCTCTACCTGTCCGCCGGCTACCGCCCGGTCGTCCCGTTCTTCGACCCCACCGGCGACTTCCTGTCGCTGTGGATGGCCAAGGACCTCTAG
- the purQ gene encoding phosphoribosylformylglycinamidine synthase subunit PurQ, which yields MTRIGVVTFPGTLDDRDAARAIRLAGGEAVSLWHGDADLHGVDAVVLPGGFSYGDYLRAGAISRFAPVMGEIVDAAHKGLPVLGICNGFQVLTEAHLLPGSMIKNDHLHFVCREQVLSVDNVDTAWTRDYTVGEKITIPLKNQDGQYVADELTLDELEGEGRVVFRYEGWNPNGSRRGIAGVSNAAGNVVGLMPHPEHAVEAGFGPDGANGPRTGTDGLRFFTSVLTALVG from the coding sequence ATGACGCGGATCGGTGTCGTCACCTTCCCCGGCACGCTCGACGACCGCGACGCCGCCCGTGCGATCCGCCTGGCGGGTGGCGAGGCCGTCAGCCTCTGGCACGGCGACGCCGACCTGCACGGCGTCGACGCGGTGGTCCTGCCCGGCGGCTTCTCCTACGGCGACTACCTGCGCGCCGGCGCCATCAGCAGGTTCGCGCCGGTGATGGGCGAGATCGTCGACGCCGCGCACAAAGGGCTGCCGGTGCTGGGCATCTGCAACGGCTTCCAGGTGCTCACGGAGGCCCACCTGCTGCCGGGCTCGATGATCAAGAACGACCACCTGCACTTCGTGTGCCGTGAGCAGGTGCTGTCGGTCGACAACGTCGACACCGCCTGGACCCGCGACTACACGGTCGGCGAGAAGATCACGATCCCGCTGAAGAACCAGGACGGGCAGTACGTCGCCGACGAGCTCACGCTCGACGAGCTCGAGGGCGAGGGCCGCGTGGTCTTCCGGTACGAGGGCTGGAACCCGAACGGGTCCCGCCGCGGCATCGCCGGCGTCTCGAACGCGGCGGGCAACGTCGTCGGCCTGATGCCGCACCCGGAGCACGCGGTCGAGGCGGGCTTCGGCCCGGACGGCGCGAACGGTCCCCGCACGGGCACCGACGGACTGCGGTTCTTCACGTCGGTCCTCACCGCGCTCGTCGGCTGA
- the purS gene encoding phosphoribosylformylglycinamidine synthase subunit PurS: MGRVVVDVMPKPEILDPQGKAVAGALPRLGFGQFASVRQGKRFELEVDGPVTEEILAAARAAGEHVLSNPVIEDVVAVYEDVQA; this comes from the coding sequence GTGGGACGAGTCGTCGTCGATGTCATGCCGAAGCCCGAGATCCTCGACCCGCAGGGCAAGGCCGTCGCCGGCGCCCTGCCGCGCCTCGGGTTCGGCCAGTTCGCGTCCGTCCGTCAGGGCAAGCGGTTCGAGCTCGAGGTCGACGGGCCGGTGACCGAGGAGATCCTCGCCGCGGCCCGCGCGGCCGGCGAGCACGTGCTGTCCAACCCCGTGATCGAGGACGTGGTCGCGGTCTACGAGGACGTCCAGGCATGA